GAAAGCGACTGGGAATCTATTGTGGAAATAACTTATGGAATTGCATTAAATTACATTGCGGTCATTTGCGAAATTAAACTCAATAAACACATAGATACACATAAGGGTCTGCCCAAATTTTTGGATAACAATGACATGGATAAATTATCCACCTACTTCAGAGAATTAGATGTACTTCGACAAGGACGCTGGTACGGTGGCAAACATGATGGTGAGACAGCCAAAATGGCGGTTTCAATAGTAGAAAAATTGAAATCTGAAGTAAAAAGATTGTTATGAATATAAAGGATAAAAAACTAATAGGAAGGTTCGTAGAAAAAACAAAGGATATAACAAATCTGCGGTGTATCGTACTTTTTGGTTCGATGGCAAGAGGCGAGGCAGATAAAAGATCTGATATAGATGTCTTGCTCGTTATTGAGGAAGAGAACCCTAAGTTATGCATTCCAGAGATTATGAATATAGTCACCAGCTTGAAGCCTCATCGTGAGATAAAACCAGTTGTCACCAACTTGGCTGATTATGATGAAGAGTTTTTGTGGACAGTACTGCGAGAAGGAAAAGTATTATGGGGGAGCATGGTGGTTACTCCTGACAAGTTTTTATTGAGCCCCTATAGGTTGATTTCTTACAATCTCAGTAAACTTAAACCCAGCAAGAAGGTTAAAATATCTCGCTTAATTCACGGCTATCAATCCAAGAAAATCATAAATGGCGAAACGAAGAAATATAAGTATACGGGTCTAAAAGACAAATATAATGTACATGTCATATCAAAAAATACGGTTTTAATACCAGAAAGACATGCGAAAAATTTCCTGAGTGAATTAGACAAACACGGTGTTGAATATCAAGAAAGGATAGTTTGGGCATGAAAATTTCCCTACGTTGAGAAGGAATTCACAAAGGAGGACTTCCGCTTCTTTATCTTCATGGACAAGCTCAACCTAAAAAAAGATGTTTAGATCCTGACTTCCCACATTTTAAGCACATGTTATGATCGATAATTGCTGCCTGATTCTCCTAAATGCCTGTTTTTCTCCTTAGAACTTCTTCATTTTTTCATGCTGGCGATAGCAATCCACATGTAATGATATGTGTTTACAATATAAGCATATATGATTCTTACAGAAATTACAAAGAAACAGAAGGGGATTTTGGAAAAACTAAATTTATGTGCTTAAAAATACGGAAGTTAGGTTAGATATGCCGGGGATAGATGAGAGGGAAAATGAGGCTTTCATCCTAAGGAAATACGGTTCTTGATAAATTCTTTGAATAAAGGATCAAAGATATCGTATTTTCCCTTTTCCACTCTTTCTATAAGTTGTGCGTTTATCATTTGATGAAGTATACCTCCTACTTTTCTTCCCAATTCATCTTCCAATTCCTTATATTGATTTTTCTCTTTTGCAAGGATTAATAATACTCCTTGTTGCAGGGTAGTTAGTCTTTCAAATAAATCGCTGAATAAAGGAGTCTCTCTTTCCGCGATTTCTTGAAACGCATATTTTATGTCATTGCAATCGGGATTTTTTATATCAGATATCCTCTCCATTGTTTTTACAATATAATCGGGGATTCCTTTTGTTAATTTCTTTAGAAGATCTATTTCTTTTTCACCTAAGTCTATATTCCAAAGTTTTGCCAATTTCTTGGTTGCTTTTGCATCAAAAGGAGATAAGCTGTATATCTCTACTTGTCTCCAAAATGCAGACGTTGATTTTGCGAATATTTTGTTTATAAAAGTAGTAGAGCTTCCACTAAAAATATATTGCATCCTTTTTTGAAATTGAATCACGCTTCTCATAACTGCTATGGTTTCAGCCATGTTACTAAATTTTTCAACATGTTGAAATTCATCCAATATCAAAATAATATGTACATTTCTCTTCTCTGAAAACTCTTCTAAAGATTTTAAAGTAGCTTTTACTAATTCTATCTCATCTTCTGATTTTTCTATAGACAACCTTAATTTTAGATATGTGCCGGTTGCATTTCCTATTTCTGCTTCTATTTTGCTTAGCCTTTCTGTGATTTCTTGAAATTTTCCTGTAAACCATTTACTAAATTTCTCTACCCTTAATTTTTTACCACTACAATAGGTATAGTTCTCTATCATCGATTTTATTATTTCATCGCATAAACCGCTCCAATTTCTTTTGTATAAAACATCGATATAGATGGGAATGATATCTTTGGATAGAGATTTTTGAATATATTTATATGAAAGATAGGTTTTTCCCAATCTTCTTGCTCCAGTTATCGCTATATGTCTTGGCTTTTGATTTTTTAAAGATTCCTTACTTTTTTTTAATTCTTCCAATTCTTCTTCTCTATCAACGAAATCTTTTGCTGCATTTATTATATCCTTTAGCATATAACCTTAAATGCATTTTACCCTAAAATATTTTTCCCTAATCTACTTTAAACTGATTTTACCTTAAATTCATTTAAGGAAAATACAATAGATCAGTAGAAGGAAGTGGATTTTGTTTTAAAAGAAGGCATGAATATTGCCCAGCTAATCTGGGCAGCCTATACATCTGGAAAAGATGAAATAGAAAAGAGAGAAATAAAATCATTGATCAAGGCAAGTGAAGAGCTAAAATGCAAAGATTTGTTGATAATCACATGGGATTATGAAGATGACCTAAAAACCGATGACAAAAAAATAAAATGCCTGCCTTTATGGAAATGGCTTCTATCGCCACTGCAATCTCAATATTATCAACCTTGCTTAAATCGGCGGTGAAGAATTGCTTGCTTTTATCTCCTCCTCATCCCAGTTCCATCATTTTACTATGCAGCGCGTCTATAAAATTCCATTGTGTTTCCGTATTACAAATTTCACTGCAAAAATACCAAAGTAGAAATATGAATTTCCTATTCGTTACATAATATGAAAGCTGTTATACTTGCCGCAGGAGAAGGTAAGAGACTTAGGCCTTTCACTAAAAATATGCCAAAGGTCATGCTTCCCATTGCCAATAAACCAATTTTGGAATATATTGTTGATGCTTTATCTGAAAGCAATATTAGGGATATTGTTATGGTGGTGGGTTATAAAAAAGAAAGTATTATGGATTATTTTGAAAGTGGAAAAGAATTTGGTGTGAATATAGAATACATCATTCAAGAAAAACAGATAGGCACAGGACATGCATTGATGCAGGCGGAAAGATGTATAAACGATCAATTCCTCGTCTTACCAGGGGATAACGTCATAAACGGTAAAAGCCTTTCAGCCCTCATAAATAACAGGTGCAAAACGGCAATACTTATTGAAGAAAGCTCATCACCTTCAAAATATGGTGTCGTCAAAGTGGAAGAAGAAATAATAAAAGGTATCATTGAAAAACCAGAAAAGACGGGGACAAATTTGGTATCTACGGGCGTTTATAAATTCCAGCCCATAATATTCGATATTATAAAAGAAGGTATGAAGTATGGGAAAAATCAAATAACCGATCCACTCCAATCAATGATCGAAAAGGGGGAAAAAATATGTGCAGTTAAAGGAAGCGGGGAATGGAGGGATGTTATTTACCCATGGAATCTGCTGGATGTAAACGCAAAAGCATTGCAGAATATTTTGCCTGCTACATCAGGAAAAATTGAAAAAAGTGTTGTTGTAAAAGGAAAAGTTGTTATTGGCGAAGGCACAACTATCCATTCGGGGTGCTATATAACCGGCCCTGTTGTTATCGGGAAGGGTTGTGAAATTGGCCCCAATGTGTGTATTTTTCCATCCACAAGCATTGGGAATAATGTAGCCATTTATCCTTTCAGTGAAATTCGTTATAGCGTGGTAATGGATGGGGCTACCGTCGGCTCATATTCATCCGTTTCTCATTCCGTTATAGGAAAAGGAACCAAAATTTTATCTCATTTTTCTAATATGGTCGGAAAAAGTGTTGTTGAAGTGGAAGGCGAATTCCATGAAATATATGATATTGGCTCATTTATTGGAGATGATTGCGAGATAGGAGGAAACGTTGTTGTTGAGCCTGGAAAAATTATAGGGGAAAACTGTAAAATTAATTCCCTGAAAGTGATAGATAGAGACATCCCCGGTGGAAGTAAAGTGATGTGATGTGCGGAATAACAGGATATATAGGCTACAGAAATGCATCTGAAGTGCTGATCGATTGTTTGAAAAGATTGGAATACAGAGGCTATGATTCAGCAGGGATTGGAGTTATAGGAAAAAAGCTATCGGTTTTTAAAGAAGTGGGAGAAATAAAAAACATAGAAAAGGAAATGCCAGAAATGGATGGAAATGTTGGCATTGGCCATACGAGATGGGCAACTCACGGTAAAGTAAGCAAAGAAAATGCTCACCCTCATTTAAGTTGCAACAAAAAAATTGCTTTGGTTCACAATGGCATTATAGAAGATTTTAAAATATTAAGAGGGGAATTGGAAGAAAAAAATCATAAATTTTATTCGGAGACCGATTCAGAGGTCATCATTCATTTAATTGAGGAAGAGTATAGTGATAATCTGGAAAATGCTGTTCTTTCCGCAATTAAAAAACTTAAAGGTTCTTA
The DNA window shown above is from Candidatus Thermoplasmatota archaeon and carries:
- a CDS encoding nucleotidyltransferase domain-containing protein translates to MNIKDKKLIGRFVEKTKDITNLRCIVLFGSMARGEADKRSDIDVLLVIEEENPKLCIPEIMNIVTSLKPHREIKPVVTNLADYDEEFLWTVLREGKVLWGSMVVTPDKFLLSPYRLISYNLSKLKPSKKVKISRLIHGYQSKKIINGETKKYKYTGLKDKYNVHVISKNTVLIPERHAKNFLSELDKHGVEYQERIVWA
- a CDS encoding ATP-binding protein, translated to MLKDIINAAKDFVDREEELEELKKSKESLKNQKPRHIAITGARRLGKTYLSYKYIQKSLSKDIIPIYIDVLYKRNWSGLCDEIIKSMIENYTYCSGKKLRVEKFSKWFTGKFQEITERLSKIEAEIGNATGTYLKLRLSIEKSEDEIELVKATLKSLEEFSEKRNVHIILILDEFQHVEKFSNMAETIAVMRSVIQFQKRMQYIFSGSSTTFINKIFAKSTSAFWRQVEIYSLSPFDAKATKKLAKLWNIDLGEKEIDLLKKLTKGIPDYIVKTMERISDIKNPDCNDIKYAFQEIAERETPLFSDLFERLTTLQQGVLLILAKEKNQYKELEDELGRKVGGILHQMINAQLIERVEKGKYDIFDPLFKEFIKNRISLG
- the glmU gene encoding bifunctional sugar-1-phosphate nucleotidylyltransferase/acetyltransferase, with protein sequence MKAVILAAGEGKRLRPFTKNMPKVMLPIANKPILEYIVDALSESNIRDIVMVVGYKKESIMDYFESGKEFGVNIEYIIQEKQIGTGHALMQAERCINDQFLVLPGDNVINGKSLSALINNRCKTAILIEESSSPSKYGVVKVEEEIIKGIIEKPEKTGTNLVSTGVYKFQPIIFDIIKEGMKYGKNQITDPLQSMIEKGEKICAVKGSGEWRDVIYPWNLLDVNAKALQNILPATSGKIEKSVVVKGKVVIGEGTTIHSGCYITGPVVIGKGCEIGPNVCIFPSTSIGNNVAIYPFSEIRYSVVMDGATVGSYSSVSHSVIGKGTKILSHFSNMVGKSVVEVEGEFHEIYDIGSFIGDDCEIGGNVVVEPGKIIGENCKINSLKVIDRDIPGGSKVM